Part of the Geodermatophilus obscurus DSM 43160 genome is shown below.
GGCACCGGGTGGGACGAGACCGGCTGGCCGGAGGGGCGTGGGCTGACCCGGCACGACGTGGACGCCGTCGTAGGCGACCGGCCGGCGTACCTGGCGCGGGTCGACGTCCACTCCGCCACCGTGTCGACCGCGCTGCTGGAGCGGGTGCCCGGCATCGCCGCGCTGCCCGGCTTCGATGCCGGCGGGCAGCTGCGCCTGGACGCCCACCACGCCGCCCGGCGGGCGGCCTACGGCGCCGTGGACGCCGTCCAGCGCGGCGCGGCGCAGCGGGCCACCCGCGCCGCTGCCGCCGCCCTGGGCATCGGCAGCCTGCACGAGATGGCCGGGCCCGAGGTGTCCGGGTCCGACGACCTGGCCGGCCTGCTGGCGATCGCCGCCGCGGAGCCTGGGCCGCGGGTGCTCGGCTACTGGGGTGAACTCGCCGACCGCGGCGGGCTGGACGTGGTGCGCGACCTGGGCCTGGCCGGCGCCGGGGGTGACCTGTTCTGCGACGGTGCCCTCGGCTCGCACACCGCCGCGCTGAGCCGTCCTTACAGTGACCGACCCGAGACCGCCGGGCAGCTGCGCTTCGACACGGCGTCGCTGGTCGAGCACGTGCGGGCCTGCACCCGCGCCGGCGTGCAAGCCGGCTTCCACGTCATCGGGGACGCCGCTGTGGAGCAGGTGCTCACCGCGGTCGGCACCGTGGTCGAGGAGCTGGGCCTGGCCGCGGTGCGGGCCTGCCGGCACCGCCTGGAGCACGTCGAGATGGTGGGTGCGGCGGCGGTCGACCGGTTGGCCGGGTGGGGGATGGTGGCCAGCGTGCAACCGGCCTTCGACGCCGCCTGGGGCGGGGACGCCGGCATGTACGCCGAGCGGCTGGGGGTCGACCGGGCGCTGGACACCAACCCGTTCGCCGACCTGGTCGACGCCGGCGTCCCGCTCGCCCTGGGCAGCGACGCCCCGGTCACCCCGATGGACCCGTGGGGCGGGGTGCACGCGGCGGTCGACCACCGGACGCCGGCGTCGGGGCTGCGCCCCTACGACGCCTTCGACGCCGCCACGCACGGCGGGTGGCACGCCGCGCGTGCCGAGCACCCGCAGGGGCCGCTGGCCGTCGGCGGGCCGGGCGACCTGGCGCTGTGGGCGACGACGGAGACGCTGTCCGCGGTCCTCGCCGGACGGGGCCGGCCCGCCTGCCGCCTCCTGCTGGTCGACGGCGCTCCGGTGGCAGGCCCCGCGGCCTAGGGAACGCACGAGTCACGGCCCGCCGCGGCCGCGGACCGCGGCGCCGCCCCTCTTACAGTGCCTGGAATTCCACCCCGGAGCACCGGTACCTGCTCCTCTCCGGCCAGTCGCGCAGCCTCCCCGGCCACGCGGACGGGCACCGCCCGGCCGGCGGCCCGGCACGGACGGGTGACACCCGGCGTGGGCGACCGCCGGTCCGTCCTGGGATGGGATGCTGGGTCGCGGACCGCCGGCGAGGACGCCGGTGGTCACGAGGGAAGGCAGCGACCGGGGACGCCGGCCGCACGGGTGCACGGGAGGCGCGGGTGCCGTCAGCGATCCCGACCGGCACCCTCGAGCGGCCTGCCCGGTCCTCGGCCGCGGCGCCCGCGGCCGGGTCCCGGTGGCGGCCGGGTGGGCAGGCGGCGTGGCGCACGCTGCTGGCCGCGGTCGCCGGGGTGCTCCTGCTGCTGGCCTTCCCCGGCTCCTCGCTGCCCTGGCTGGCACCGCTCGGCCCGGCCGCCCTGGCTCTCGCCGTCTCCGGGCAGCGCGCCCGCTCGGGGGCCTGGCTGGGGCTGGTCTGCGGGCTCGCCTTCTTCGTGCCGCTGCTGTCGTGGAGCGGCATCTTCGTCGGCGCGCTGCCGTGGCTGGCCCTCGCCGGCGCGCAGGCCGCGTACGTCGCCCTGCTGGGCGCGGCGAGCGCCGCCACGTCCCGGCTGCCGCTGTGGCCGCTGTGGGCGGCGGCGCTCTGGGTGGGCCAGGAGGCGCTGCGCGGCAGGTTCCCGTTCGGTGGTTTCCCCTGGGGCCGGCTGGGCCTGAGCCAGACCGAGGGCCCGTTCCTCGCGTTCGCCGCCTACGGCGGGGTGCCGCTGGTCGGCTTCGCCGTCGCCCTCACCGGCACGCTGTTGGCCGCCGCCGTGCTCCGGCTGGTCCGGGGAGGACGGCGGACCGCGGCGCTCGCCGCGCTGGGGGCCGTGGCCGTCCCGGCGCTCGGGGGCCTGGCCTGGTTGCCGCTGCCGGGCTCCTCGCTCACCGCCGGCGGCCCGACCCGGACGGTGGCGGTGGTCCAGGGCGACGTCCCGCAACCGGGCCTGGAGTTCAACGAACGCCGGCGGGCGGTGCTCGACAACCACGTGGGCCAGACGATCGGCCTGGCCGAGGCCGTCGCGGCGGGGGAGCAGCCGCAGCCGGACCTCGTCGTCTGGCCCGAGAACAGCTCCGACATCGACCCGTACCGCAACGCCGACGCCGCCCGCGAGATCAGCCGCGCGGCGGACGCGATCGACGCGCCGGTCCTGGTGGGCGCCGTCGTCAGCGGCCCGGGTGAGTTCATCAGCAACACCGCGATCGTCTGGGCCCCGGGGACCGGGCCGGGCGACACCTACGTCAAGCGCCACCCGGTCCCGTTCGCCGAGTACATCCCGTTCCGCGACTTCTTCCGGCTGTTCAGCGACAAGGTCGACCTGGTGCGCCGCGACTTCACCGCCGGCGACGAGGTCGGCCTGCTGAACGTAGGCGGGGCGCGGATCGCCGACGTCATCTGCTTCGAGGTGGTCTACGACGGCCTGGTGCACGACGCCGTCAGCGCCGGCGCCGGGATGGTCGTCGTCCAGACCAACAACGCCACCTTCGGCTACAGCGCCGAGAGCGAGCAGCAGGTCGCCGCGGCACGGGTGCGGGCGGTGGAGTTCGGGCGCTCGGTCGCGCTCGCCTCCACCAGCGGCATCTCCGCGGTCATCGCACCCGACGGCTCCCTGGCCGCCGCCTCCGGGCTGTTCGAGTCCGCCGTCTTCGTCGAGGAGATCGCGCAGCGGGACTCCCGCACCCTCGCCGAGCGGCTGGGCGCCGGGCCGGAGTGGCTGCTCAGCGCTCTGGGTGCCGGCGCGCTGCTCGCCGTGGCCGTGCCCGGGCTGCGCCGCCGCGGAGGGGCGGGGTGAGCGGGCGGCGGGTGCTGGTCGTCGTCCCCACCTACGACGAGGTGGAGAACATCGAGCCCATCCTCGAGCGGCTGCACGCCAGCGTCCCGGAGGCGCACGCCCTCGTGGTGGACGACGGCTCGCCCGACGGCACCGGTGAGCTGGCGGAGAAGCTGGCCGCCCTGGACCCGCGGGTGCACGTGCTGCGGCGGACCACCAAGGCCGGTCTGGGCCCGGCCTACGTCGCCGGCTTCCGGTGGGGGCGGGCGCGCGGCTACGACGTCCTGGTCGAGATGGACGCCGACGGCTCGCACCACCCCGAGCAGCTGCCCGCCCTGCTGGCCGCGCTGGACGACGCCGACCTCGCGCTCGGCTCCCGGTACGTGCCCGGCGGCCGGGTGGAGGACTGGCCGCTGCACCGCCTGCTGCTCTCGCGGGCCGGCAACCTGTGGACCCGCTGGTCGCTGCGGCTGCCCCTGACCGACGCCACCGGCGGCTTCCGCGCGGTGCACGGCGAGCTCGTCGACCGGCTGCCCTTCGACGACGTCGCCAGCCAGGGGTACTGCTTCCAGGTCGACTGGGTGTGGCGGGCGGTCCGGGCGGGTGCCCGCGTGGTCGAGGTGCCGATCACCTTCACCGAGCGCACCTTCGGCCGGAGCAAGATGAGCCGCTCGATCGTTGAAGAGGCGTTGGTACGGGTCACCTGGTGGGGCCTGCAGGACCGGCTGGCCGATCGGCTGCCGGGCCGGGTCCGCCGCCCCGTGCCGGGACGAGCCCGCGACCGCGGGCGGTCGACCGGGGTCCGGTAGGCGGACCCGGGACCGCCGGCGCGTGCGGGCGTGAGGGAGAGCCGTGGGACACCGCGTGCGCGTGCTGGCCGGCCTGTGGGCGCTGGCCGAGGTCGTCGTCTTCGTGCTGGTGGCCGGCTGGATCGGCGTCGGCTGGACGCTGCTGGCCACCCTGGCGACCACCGCCCTGGGCTGGGCCCTGCTGGCCCGCCAGGGCGCCCGGGCGCTCGGCGAGCTGCGGGAGCGGGCGCGCCAGCGGCGGCCGTCCGGGCGGGCGGTGGGGGACGCCGGGCTGATCGCCGTCGGCGGCGTGCTGATGGTGCTGCCCGGCTTCCTGGGCGACGTCGTCGGGCTGCTGTGCCTGCTGCCGCCGACACGCTTCCTCGTGCGCGGGCTGCTGGGCCGGGCCGTGGCCTCCCGGCTGCCGGCCGGGCTGCGCGGGCCGGTGCGGGTGCGCAGTGCCCGAACGGAGGAGCCGCTCGGCGGTCCGTTCGGCACGGGTGCGCACGCGTCCGGGTTCGGGCGTCCGCTGATCATCGAGGGCGAGGTCGTGCGGGAGGAGCGCTCACCCGGCGCCCCGGGTTGATCACGGGCTCCTCGCGGCGAGGACCCCGCGATCGGCACAGCCGGAGGCGGCTGCCCCCGGACGGCGAACGGCCCCGGTGGGGAGTCCCACCGGGGCCGTTCGCGGTCGTGCAGGTGTTCAGCTGGCGCGGGTCCGCCGGCCGCGGAGCACCTCGAGGCGCTCGGCCAGGACCTCCTCGAGGTCCTCCACCGAACGGCGCTCGAGCAGCATGTCCCAGTGCGTGCGCGGGGGCTTGACCTTCTTGGGTGCGGGCTCGGTGCCACCGACCAGCTTGGCGGCCGCCCCGTCGAACTTGCACTCCCAGGTGTCGGGGAGCTCTGCGTCGTCCGCGAAGGGCACGGTGAACAGGTGACCCGACGGGCACCGGTACTCCGCGTACTGCCGCTCGATCGGGGCGGTGTTCCGCTCGGTCTCGTAGCTCACGCTACCCAGTCGGCTGCCCCGCAGGGAACGCTCGCCCATGGCACACCGTCCTCTCGTGCTGGTGGTGTCGGTCCGGACTCGCCGTCGCGCAGGGCAGTACCCCGTGGACGGCGGGATCAAGAGGACCAACGACAGAGTTCGCGGAGAGATTCCGCGGAATCGGTCCCGAATCATCGCATGGGGTGGTATTGCGACGCTCGGCCACCCCCCTGACGAGGGAGCTCGGGCTCCTCGGTCACCCTGACGACCGTGCCGGCGCCCGCTGCGCCCGCGGCCCGGGGTGCGTCACCGGCGGCGCTGCTGGTCGAGTCGACGTCCGTGCAGGAGCACCCCTGGTGCCCGGCGAGCAGTCCTGCAGGACGGACCCGTAGCCGTGGTCCCAGTCGAGCGAGACGACGGTCGGCGGCCCGCCGGGGTGCTCCACGAGTGGGCGAGCCGGCCCCCGGCGAGAGCATCGGCGCGTCATCGGGCCCCCCGCCTCAGCGCAGCGCGAGCTGTCCGGGCCCGGCCGCCGTCGGTCCCAGCTGCCCCAGCACGTGGTGGCGGCGGCAGAGCACCTGGTAGTGGACCTCGGTGTCCCGCTCGTCGGGTGCCGGCGTCGGCGCGGTGTCGGCGACCACGACGGTCTCGCCCTCGCGGACCATCTCCCCGTCCACCACCCGGGCGTTGAGCAGTCCCGGCAGGCCGCACCAGCACAGCACCTCGACCTGGATGCGCTGGACGTCGTCGGCGACCTCGAGCAACCGCTGGGTGCCCGGGAACAGCCGGGCACGGAAGTCGGTGGTCAGCCCGAAGGCGTAGACGTCGACGTGCGACTCGTCGACCAGCTCGGCGAGCTGGTCGACCTGACCCGCGGTGAGGAACTGCGCCTCGTCGACGATCAGGTAGTCCACCCGGTGCCCGGCGGCCCAGTGGTCGCGCACCAGCAGCCGCAGGTCGGTGCCGGCGTCCACCTCGAGCGCCTCGCGGCACAGCCCGACCCGGGAGCTGAT
Proteins encoded:
- a CDS encoding RNA polymerase-binding protein RbpA; the protein is MGERSLRGSRLGSVSYETERNTAPIERQYAEYRCPSGHLFTVPFADDAELPDTWECKFDGAAAKLVGGTEPAPKKVKPPRTHWDMLLERRSVEDLEEVLAERLEVLRGRRTRAS
- the lnt gene encoding apolipoprotein N-acyltransferase, which gives rise to MPSAIPTGTLERPARSSAAAPAAGSRWRPGGQAAWRTLLAAVAGVLLLLAFPGSSLPWLAPLGPAALALAVSGQRARSGAWLGLVCGLAFFVPLLSWSGIFVGALPWLALAGAQAAYVALLGAASAATSRLPLWPLWAAALWVGQEALRGRFPFGGFPWGRLGLSQTEGPFLAFAAYGGVPLVGFAVALTGTLLAAAVLRLVRGGRRTAALAALGAVAVPALGGLAWLPLPGSSLTAGGPTRTVAVVQGDVPQPGLEFNERRRAVLDNHVGQTIGLAEAVAAGEQPQPDLVVWPENSSDIDPYRNADAAREISRAADAIDAPVLVGAVVSGPGEFISNTAIVWAPGTGPGDTYVKRHPVPFAEYIPFRDFFRLFSDKVDLVRRDFTAGDEVGLLNVGGARIADVICFEVVYDGLVHDAVSAGAGMVVVQTNNATFGYSAESEQQVAAARVRAVEFGRSVALASTSGISAVIAPDGSLAAASGLFESAVFVEEIAQRDSRTLAERLGAGPEWLLSALGAGALLAVAVPGLRRRGGAG
- a CDS encoding FxsA family protein, yielding MGHRVRVLAGLWALAEVVVFVLVAGWIGVGWTLLATLATTALGWALLARQGARALGELRERARQRRPSGRAVGDAGLIAVGGVLMVLPGFLGDVVGLLCLLPPTRFLVRGLLGRAVASRLPAGLRGPVRVRSARTEEPLGGPFGTGAHASGFGRPLIIEGEVVREERSPGAPG
- a CDS encoding polyprenol monophosphomannose synthase, with protein sequence MSGRRVLVVVPTYDEVENIEPILERLHASVPEAHALVVDDGSPDGTGELAEKLAALDPRVHVLRRTTKAGLGPAYVAGFRWGRARGYDVLVEMDADGSHHPEQLPALLAALDDADLALGSRYVPGGRVEDWPLHRLLLSRAGNLWTRWSLRLPLTDATGGFRAVHGELVDRLPFDDVASQGYCFQVDWVWRAVRAGARVVEVPITFTERTFGRSKMSRSIVEEALVRVTWWGLQDRLADRLPGRVRRPVPGRARDRGRSTGVR
- a CDS encoding amidohydrolase, producing MTERDGGGASLLVTDVTVGDRAGRAVLVEGGRIAWLGDAVDAPVAARLVAGEGALLTPAFVDAHVHATATGLATTGLDLHSSVSLGDAVAALRTHAGATPEGVLLGTGWDETGWPEGRGLTRHDVDAVVGDRPAYLARVDVHSATVSTALLERVPGIAALPGFDAGGQLRLDAHHAARRAAYGAVDAVQRGAAQRATRAAAAALGIGSLHEMAGPEVSGSDDLAGLLAIAAAEPGPRVLGYWGELADRGGLDVVRDLGLAGAGGDLFCDGALGSHTAALSRPYSDRPETAGQLRFDTASLVEHVRACTRAGVQAGFHVIGDAAVEQVLTAVGTVVEELGLAAVRACRHRLEHVEMVGAAAVDRLAGWGMVASVQPAFDAAWGGDAGMYAERLGVDRALDTNPFADLVDAGVPLALGSDAPVTPMDPWGGVHAAVDHRTPASGLRPYDAFDAATHGGWHAARAEHPQGPLAVGGPGDLALWATTETLSAVLAGRGRPACRLLLVDGAPVAGPAA
- a CDS encoding thymidine kinase codes for the protein MTPRAPADGATLLSVVPAAGDRRRHPAPAHLRFFHGPMDCGKSTLALQVDHNHSRQGRRGLLLTQGDRSARPQISSRVGLCREALEVDAGTDLRLLVRDHWAAGHRVDYLIVDEAQFLTAGQVDQLAELVDESHVDVYAFGLTTDFRARLFPGTQRLLEVADDVQRIQVEVLCWCGLPGLLNARVVDGEMVREGETVVVADTAPTPAPDERDTEVHYQVLCRRHHVLGQLGPTAAGPGQLALR